A window from Chloracidobacterium sp. encodes these proteins:
- a CDS encoding metallophosphoesterase: MRVFALGDPHLSFARPKPMHIFGEHWRDHAAKIEQAWARIGTPDDVLILAGDLSWAMRLEDARPDLDWIARLPGRKLIIRGNHDFWWQSLAKVRAAADASITPLQASCVIIGRIAFVGTRGWQCPGDEPSTDVLERQEAALRREKPRREYTAQDRKIYEREVGRLRLGLEAARRQRTAFDRLVVILHYPPMNARHEPSGFTQLLAEYEADWCVYGHLHGEAIATAFNGRLGRTRFQLVSADSLDFTPFQLEL; encoded by the coding sequence ATGCGTGTTTTTGCCCTTGGCGATCCTCACTTGTCCTTTGCCAGACCGAAGCCGATGCACATCTTCGGCGAACACTGGCGCGACCATGCCGCTAAGATCGAGCAGGCGTGGGCACGCATCGGGACGCCGGACGATGTACTCATTCTGGCCGGCGACCTTTCGTGGGCAATGCGGCTGGAAGACGCCCGTCCCGACCTTGATTGGATCGCCCGCTTGCCCGGACGCAAACTCATCATTCGCGGCAACCATGACTTCTGGTGGCAGTCGCTCGCCAAGGTGCGGGCGGCGGCGGATGCTTCCATCACGCCGCTCCAAGCTAGTTGCGTCATCATCGGGCGGATCGCCTTCGTTGGGACGCGCGGCTGGCAGTGTCCGGGCGACGAACCGAGTACAGACGTGCTGGAACGACAGGAAGCCGCCCTGCGCCGCGAGAAGCCGCGTCGTGAGTACACTGCGCAGGATCGAAAAATCTACGAACGCGAGGTGGGACGGCTGCGGCTAGGGCTGGAGGCGGCGCGCCGGCAACGCACGGCGTTTGACCGGCTGGTGGTCATTCTCCACTATCCCCCGATGAACGCCCGGCATGAGCCAAGCGGCTTCACGCAGTTGCTGGCGGAATACGAGGCCGACTGGTGCGTGTACGGTCATTTGCACGGCGAAGCCATTGCCACGGCGTTTAACGGCCGACTTGGGCGCACGCGCTTCCAACTGGTCAGCGCGGACAGCCTCGACTTCACGCCCTTCCAGCTTGAGCTATAA
- a CDS encoding MFS transporter, producing the protein MTTRRPISRPILLLGVVSLLTDMASEMLYPIAPLYLTGTLGASLVLVGSLEGVAEGMGGFLKGYFGALSDRLGTRAPFVRAGYTLSALSKPLPGLWPAAGAVVLGRLADRLGKGLRSAPRDALLAGYAPVGAQGRVFGFHRAMDTAGAVLGPAAALAFLALRPGDYRTLFLLAFFPGVLAALCVWRVTDTPFQPAPTRRFAPFAVFAYWRRSSPAYRHLVVALTLFGLVNSSDVFLILKARQVGFSDAAAVGGYVLYNAVYALAAYPAGDLADRLGKQRVLIWGLGLYAAVYVGFALLTQAWQAWACFAVYGLYAAATEGVGKAWIADLTPPEERGAAIGLQTMLASFSVIAASTAAGLLWEKVHPSAPFWVAAAGAGLSLLWLRAAPRI; encoded by the coding sequence ATGACGACGCGCCGTCCCATTTCACGCCCGATTCTACTGCTGGGAGTCGTCAGTTTGTTGACCGACATGGCGAGCGAAATGCTCTATCCCATCGCACCGCTGTATCTGACGGGAACGCTGGGGGCGTCGCTTGTTTTGGTCGGGTCTCTGGAGGGTGTCGCCGAGGGCATGGGCGGTTTTCTGAAAGGTTACTTCGGCGCATTGTCCGACCGGTTGGGGACGCGCGCGCCGTTTGTTCGCGCCGGTTACACGCTGTCGGCGCTGTCAAAGCCGCTGCCGGGCCTCTGGCCGGCCGCCGGGGCGGTGGTCTTGGGACGGCTCGCCGACCGCCTTGGCAAGGGCTTGCGGAGCGCGCCGCGCGACGCCCTACTGGCGGGTTACGCGCCAGTCGGCGCGCAAGGGCGCGTCTTTGGCTTCCACCGCGCGATGGACACCGCTGGAGCGGTGTTAGGTCCGGCGGCGGCGTTGGCGTTTCTTGCGCTGCGGCCAGGCGACTATCGGACGTTGTTCCTGCTGGCTTTTTTTCCGGGCGTCTTGGCGGCGCTTTGCGTGTGGCGGGTGACGGACACGCCGTTTCAGCCTGCGCCGACGCGCCGCTTTGCGCCGTTTGCGGTTTTTGCCTACTGGCGACGTTCATCGCCGGCGTACCGCCACCTTGTCGTCGCCCTGACGCTGTTTGGGCTGGTCAACAGCAGCGATGTATTTTTGATTCTCAAGGCGCGGCAAGTCGGCTTTTCCGACGCCGCCGCCGTCGGCGGCTACGTCCTGTACAACGCTGTCTATGCGTTGGCGGCCTATCCAGCTGGCGACTTAGCCGACCGGCTAGGTAAGCAGCGGGTGCTGATATGGGGATTGGGACTTTACGCCGCCGTCTATGTTGGTTTCGCGCTGCTGACCCAGGCCTGGCAAGCCTGGGCCTGCTTTGCCGTCTATGGGTTGTACGCCGCCGCAACGGAAGGCGTCGGTAAGGCGTGGATTGCCGACCTGACGCCGCCTGAAGAACGTGGCGCGGCCATTGGGCTGCAGACGATGTTAGCGAGTTTCAGCGTTATCGCGGCGAGTACGGCGGCGGGCTTGCTCTGGGAAAAGGTTCATCCGTCTGCGCCGTTCTGGGTTGCCGCCGCCGGAGCAGGATTGTCTCTGCTTTGGTTGCGCGCCGCGCCGCGCATATGA
- a CDS encoding VWA domain-containing protein, translating to MNWIRVFGRSTGRFPVIIFCAIFCALAVGSPAVAPLPTALAQSGATRKTSPPPNDKPNRTLPDEKPSTKPGDAPQGGQDPDRPMGTPRRRPPTKEPTTDDDGNVIVLTTNVVNLEVVVCDKKTGRIFTDLKPSNFTILEDGVKQDITNFQTGDSSITLVMVLEYSRVIGPLVFEVLEPAAQFIERFVRPNDYISIVPFDIRPKVLTDFTNDPAVLRSSIALLYRNFPAFTESNLFDALKFVIKGGKLDGEDYTGLEEVQGRTAILLIALGIDTFSRINYDQARKIVENAGVPIYCIGIGNLFYKLNDPLLSPEANLTFLQAFNTLRTFAESSGGRYFPVTFVGELPTTLRSIDALLRSQYSIGYEPTNPRREGKRRKIEVLVDIDGDGKPDNKRLELQYRRSYVEPGGGDGKRKK from the coding sequence GTGAACTGGATACGGGTTTTCGGTCGCAGCACCGGTCGTTTTCCGGTCATCATTTTTTGCGCGATTTTTTGCGCGCTGGCGGTTGGATCACCGGCCGTTGCCCCGCTCCCCACAGCGCTGGCGCAGTCAGGCGCGACGCGCAAAACATCGCCGCCGCCCAACGACAAGCCGAACCGGACACTCCCAGACGAAAAACCATCCACCAAGCCCGGCGACGCCCCCCAAGGCGGCCAAGACCCAGACCGTCCTATGGGGACGCCGCGCCGCCGCCCGCCCACGAAAGAACCAACGACTGACGACGACGGCAACGTCATCGTTCTCACAACAAACGTCGTCAACTTGGAAGTCGTCGTCTGTGACAAAAAAACCGGTCGCATTTTCACCGATTTGAAGCCGTCCAACTTCACCATTCTCGAAGACGGTGTCAAACAGGACATCACCAACTTTCAGACCGGCGACAGCTCCATCACGTTGGTCATGGTGCTGGAATACAGCCGCGTCATCGGCCCGTTGGTTTTTGAAGTGCTTGAACCGGCGGCGCAGTTCATTGAACGGTTCGTCCGCCCAAACGATTACATTTCGATTGTGCCTTTCGACATTCGCCCCAAGGTCCTGACTGACTTCACCAACGACCCGGCGGTGCTGCGGTCAAGCATCGCGCTGCTATACCGAAACTTTCCGGCGTTTACCGAAAGCAATCTCTTTGACGCGCTCAAATTCGTCATCAAGGGCGGCAAACTTGACGGCGAGGACTACACCGGACTGGAGGAAGTGCAGGGGCGGACGGCGATTTTACTTATCGCGCTGGGGATTGACACCTTCAGCCGCATCAACTACGACCAAGCACGCAAAATCGTCGAGAACGCTGGCGTGCCCATCTACTGCATTGGCATCGGTAATCTGTTTTACAAGCTCAATGACCCGCTGCTGTCCCCGGAAGCCAATCTCACATTTCTTCAAGCGTTCAACACGCTGCGCACCTTCGCCGAAAGCTCCGGCGGACGCTACTTCCCGGTGACATTTGTCGGCGAACTGCCCACCACCCTGCGCTCGATAGATGCGCTGCTGCGCAGCCAGTATAGCATCGGCTATGAACCGACCAATCCACGCCGGGAGGGCAAGCGCCGGAAGATTGAGGTGCTGGTAGACATTGACGGCGACGGCAAACCGGACAACAAGCGGTTGGAGCTTCAGTACCGCCGGAGCTATGTCGAGCCGGGAGGCGGTGATGGCAAGCGCAAGAAGTAA
- a CDS encoding outer membrane lipoprotein carrier protein LolA — MASARSNPSRLARRRFLGWFLLAGGGLLGVPVVRPVSGCAAGASVDARAVFAGVLRRYGRLTALTADFTQIHQGRQTLREQGKLALRRNGRMRWDYAAPNVKQFICDGKQTYFYSAARGRYVVEPVRASRDPRTPFLFLLGDQRAARLFSQVELAAEPPVRAGYVVLRLTPRERLETVTAVLAECHPTTFELARISLLSASGGRDDFLFSNIVENPSLPEKLFEFTLP, encoded by the coding sequence ATGGCAAGCGCAAGAAGTAACCCGTCGCGCCTCGCACGGCGACGGTTTCTGGGTTGGTTCCTGCTTGCCGGGGGCGGATTATTAGGCGTACCAGTCGTCCGACCGGTTTCGGGATGCGCTGCCGGCGCAAGCGTGGACGCCCGCGCCGTTTTCGCTGGTGTGCTCCGGCGGTACGGACGCCTAACGGCGCTGACGGCGGATTTCACGCAGATTCATCAGGGCCGCCAAACCCTCCGCGAGCAAGGCAAACTGGCGCTTCGGCGCAATGGACGTATGCGGTGGGACTACGCCGCGCCCAACGTCAAGCAGTTCATCTGCGACGGCAAGCAAACCTACTTTTACAGCGCCGCCCGTGGGCGATACGTGGTTGAGCCGGTACGCGCCAGCCGCGACCCTCGGACGCCGTTTTTGTTCCTGCTGGGTGACCAGCGCGCGGCGCGGCTGTTCAGTCAGGTGGAGCTGGCGGCTGAGCCGCCGGTTCGAGCCGGCTACGTGGTACTGCGCCTGACGCCGCGCGAACGCCTTGAAACGGTCACGGCGGTGTTGGCAGAGTGCCACCCGACGACCTTCGAGTTGGCGCGCATTTCGCTGTTGAGCGCTTCCGGTGGCCGCGATGATTTTCTGTTCTCGAACATCGTTGAAAACCCATCGCTGCCGGAAAAGCTTTTCGAGTTCACGCTGCCCTGA
- a CDS encoding aminotransferase class I/II-fold pyridoxal phosphate-dependent enzyme, giving the protein MTSPAPFRPAERTKNYNYAIRNIVAAAKAVEAEGRPVLYLNIGDPVLYGFQPPAALTEALARAARDGHNGYAPSVGTLAAREAVVRDAEARGVYLSPDDVVISSGASEAADMLLSALLEPGDDVLTPCPTYPLYTAIIAKLGARENYYRLDPAQGWTPDPDEIRAKITPRTRAIVIINPNNPCGSVYDARLLLELLTIAEEHRLVVIADEVYYRLTYGPPPPPMAQLAAGMDVPVVTLESLSKSHLVPGWRVGWMTYTNTQRFGDVIAAVRKIAEARICSPLPTQQALPAALADQSHLPGLVEEMKLRAAITVEALNAIPGLNCVAPQAAFYAMGQVEDLKGQTDEAFVLALLRATGVLFVHGSGFGLDPYAGYFRIVFLPPPDTLRDVYARLATYVRQR; this is encoded by the coding sequence ATGACCAGTCCTGCGCCGTTTCGTCCCGCCGAACGGACGAAGAACTACAACTATGCGATTCGCAATATCGTCGCGGCCGCCAAAGCCGTCGAAGCCGAAGGGCGGCCGGTGCTATACCTGAACATTGGCGATCCAGTGCTTTACGGCTTCCAACCGCCAGCTGCCCTGACGGAAGCCTTGGCGCGCGCCGCCCGCGACGGCCACAACGGCTACGCGCCGTCGGTCGGGACACTCGCGGCGCGTGAAGCCGTCGTCCGTGACGCCGAAGCGCGCGGCGTGTACCTGTCGCCGGATGATGTTGTGATCAGTTCCGGCGCGTCTGAAGCGGCGGACATGCTGCTCAGCGCGCTGCTGGAGCCGGGCGACGATGTACTGACACCTTGCCCGACCTATCCGCTCTATACGGCGATCATCGCCAAGCTGGGCGCGCGTGAAAACTACTACCGGCTTGATCCGGCGCAGGGCTGGACGCCCGACCCGGACGAAATCCGCGCCAAGATCACACCCCGAACGCGCGCCATCGTCATCATCAACCCAAACAATCCCTGCGGCTCGGTCTATGACGCCCGGCTGCTGTTGGAACTCCTCACCATTGCCGAAGAACACCGGCTTGTCGTCATTGCGGACGAGGTTTACTACCGGTTGACCTATGGGCCGCCGCCGCCGCCAATGGCGCAGCTGGCCGCCGGGATGGATGTGCCGGTCGTTACGCTGGAAAGTCTCTCAAAGTCACACCTTGTCCCCGGCTGGCGAGTCGGCTGGATGACCTACACGAATACACAACGGTTCGGCGATGTCATCGCCGCCGTCCGCAAAATCGCCGAGGCGCGCATTTGCAGCCCGCTGCCGACCCAGCAGGCGTTGCCGGCGGCGCTCGCCGACCAATCTCACCTGCCAGGGCTGGTTGAGGAAATGAAGCTCCGGGCCGCGATCACCGTTGAAGCGCTCAACGCCATCCCCGGCTTGAACTGCGTGGCGCCACAGGCGGCCTTCTACGCTATGGGACAGGTTGAGGACCTCAAGGGACAGACAGACGAAGCGTTTGTTCTGGCGCTTTTACGTGCGACGGGCGTACTGTTTGTCCACGGCTCCGGCTTCGGCCTCGACCCCTATGCTGGTTACTTCCGCATTGTCTTCTTGCCGCCGCCGGACACGCTGCGCGATGTCTATGCGCGTCTGGCGACTTATGTTCGGCAACGCTGA
- the sppA gene encoding signal peptide peptidase SppA — protein MREFLKYVFASLTGTVIFFGILLGGVLLLLASIVSLSGGRGVEPDVRDKTILVFDLSTTISDVAPSEDGRNIDVQRFLRGGSGRILPLSTALDCLDKAAADKRIVGLYLHGNLQSEGYGSGFAALREIREALLRFKAAGKPIYAYNETYSERDYYLASVADKIFLNPFGSIEMNGLASEVMFLGEALKKYGVGVQVTRVGKYKSAVEPLILDKMSPESREQTQKLLDDVWSEFVASVAPTRQLTPDDLQRLANEKAILTGEDAVAAKLADQTAYFDQVLTELRKVTEVGQDAPFRQVNLTSYARVSRRSLGLERTSRNIIAVVYAEGEIVDGQGNDGQIGGDRLAKELRKLRQDRAIKAIVLRVNSPGGSALASEVIRRELAETRAAGKPVIISMGSVAASGGYWISTASDKIFAAPNTITGSIGVFGILPNIQKLAADYGVTWDTTKTNRYADLGTITRPKTEEELKLIQANVDRIYDEFLTRVAEARKLSKEAVQEIAQGRVWSGAEAKRLGLVDEFGGLEAAIRAAAEAAKLGADWKIAEYPKRRNLAEQLAKLLADEEPDRLAQGPLQRELERIWTEAAALAALNDPLGVYARLPFTLRFN, from the coding sequence ATGCGGGAGTTTCTGAAGTACGTCTTTGCCAGCCTGACTGGTACCGTTATCTTTTTCGGTATTCTGCTGGGCGGCGTTCTCTTGTTGCTGGCCTCGATTGTGTCCCTGTCAGGCGGGCGGGGAGTCGAGCCTGACGTACGCGACAAAACCATCCTCGTCTTTGACCTCTCAACAACAATTTCCGATGTTGCGCCCAGCGAAGATGGGCGCAACATCGATGTGCAGCGCTTTTTGCGCGGCGGCAGCGGGCGGATTCTCCCCCTGAGCACCGCCCTGGACTGCCTCGACAAAGCCGCCGCCGACAAGCGGATTGTCGGGCTTTACCTGCACGGGAACCTGCAAAGCGAAGGTTACGGCTCCGGTTTCGCCGCGCTGCGTGAAATCCGTGAGGCGTTGCTGCGCTTCAAGGCCGCCGGAAAGCCTATCTATGCCTACAATGAGACCTATAGTGAACGGGACTACTACTTGGCGTCCGTAGCGGACAAGATTTTCCTCAATCCCTTCGGCTCAATAGAAATGAACGGTCTCGCCTCGGAAGTGATGTTCCTGGGCGAGGCGCTCAAGAAGTACGGCGTAGGTGTTCAGGTCACGCGGGTCGGCAAATACAAATCGGCCGTCGAGCCGCTGATCCTCGACAAGATGAGTCCTGAAAGCCGTGAGCAGACCCAGAAGCTGCTGGACGATGTATGGAGCGAGTTTGTCGCCAGCGTCGCCCCGACCCGCCAACTGACGCCCGACGACCTGCAACGGCTGGCGAACGAAAAAGCCATCCTGACCGGAGAAGACGCCGTAGCGGCCAAGTTGGCGGATCAGACCGCCTACTTTGATCAAGTGCTGACCGAACTGCGTAAGGTGACGGAAGTTGGGCAGGACGCCCCGTTTCGGCAAGTGAACCTGACAAGTTATGCGCGGGTGTCGCGTCGCTCGCTGGGCTTGGAACGCACCTCCCGCAATATCATCGCCGTCGTTTACGCCGAAGGCGAGATTGTGGATGGACAGGGCAACGACGGGCAAATCGGCGGCGACCGGCTCGCCAAAGAACTGCGCAAGTTGCGCCAAGACCGGGCCATCAAAGCCATCGTGCTGCGCGTCAATAGCCCCGGCGGCAGCGCCTTGGCTTCCGAAGTGATTCGGCGCGAACTGGCCGAAACGCGCGCCGCTGGCAAACCCGTCATCATCTCGATGGGCAGTGTCGCGGCGTCCGGCGGTTACTGGATTTCAACCGCCAGCGACAAAATCTTTGCTGCGCCTAACACGATTACCGGCTCGATCGGCGTCTTCGGCATCCTGCCGAACATCCAAAAGCTGGCCGCCGACTACGGCGTGACGTGGGACACAACCAAAACCAACCGCTACGCTGATTTGGGAACGATTACGCGCCCCAAGACTGAGGAAGAACTCAAGCTCATCCAAGCCAACGTCGATCGGATTTACGATGAATTCCTGACGCGCGTGGCCGAGGCCCGCAAGCTCTCGAAGGAAGCCGTGCAAGAGATCGCTCAGGGGCGTGTGTGGTCAGGCGCGGAAGCCAAGCGGCTGGGGCTGGTAGATGAATTTGGCGGTTTGGAAGCGGCTATCCGGGCGGCGGCTGAGGCGGCTAAGTTGGGCGCGGATTGGAAGATTGCAGAGTACCCCAAGCGCCGCAACTTGGCAGAACAGCTTGCCAAGCTCCTGGCGGATGAGGAGCCTGACCGGTTGGCGCAAGGGCCGCTCCAGCGTGAATTAGAGCGGATCTGGACTGAGGCGGCAGCGCTGGCCGCGCTCAATGACCCGCTGGGCGTCTACGCCCGGCTGCCCTTCACACTCCGCTTCAACTAA
- a CDS encoding response regulator produces the protein MDDARIRNAKILVVDDLELNIKLLENLLAEAGYRNVYSTTDSRQVARLYRELSPDLVLLDLHMPHRDGFQVMEDLREIERDSYIPVLVLTGLPDHATRLRALEAGARDFLSKPFEHVEALTRIRNMIEVRLLHNDVREQNRRLEEKVRERTQQLRETQLEIVRRLGRAAEYRDNVTGMHVIRMSHYCAELARAIGWDEEACEMLLHASPMHDIGKIGIPDRILLKEGQLTPEEWEVMKSHATIGAELLSGSNSPLMQMAMEIALSHHEKWDGSGYPRGLKGEDIPIVGRIVALCDVFDALTTERPYKQAWPVEDVIAELERQSGKHFDPYLVETFKKILPKILQIRERYTEKAATAAAKHSGSRQPLAPDEKYHLPPYFQPQT, from the coding sequence ATGGATGACGCCCGCATTCGAAACGCCAAGATTCTTGTGGTTGACGATCTCGAACTAAACATCAAACTGCTGGAGAATCTCTTGGCGGAGGCTGGGTATCGGAACGTTTACAGCACCACCGATTCCCGTCAAGTCGCGCGACTCTACCGAGAACTGTCACCTGACTTGGTGCTGCTCGACCTCCACATGCCGCACCGCGACGGCTTCCAAGTCATGGAAGACCTGCGCGAAATCGAGCGGGATTCCTACATTCCGGTACTGGTTCTAACCGGGCTTCCTGACCACGCGACACGACTGCGGGCGCTGGAAGCCGGTGCGCGTGATTTCCTAAGCAAGCCTTTCGAGCACGTCGAAGCGCTGACGCGCATCCGCAACATGATTGAGGTGCGGCTATTGCACAACGATGTCCGCGAACAAAACCGACGGCTTGAAGAAAAGGTCCGCGAGCGAACCCAGCAGCTTCGGGAGACCCAGTTGGAAATCGTCCGTCGGTTGGGGCGGGCGGCGGAATACCGTGACAACGTGACTGGCATGCACGTCATTCGGATGAGCCACTACTGCGCCGAACTGGCCCGGGCCATCGGTTGGGACGAAGAAGCCTGTGAAATGCTGCTGCATGCCAGCCCAATGCACGACATTGGGAAAATCGGTATTCCTGACCGAATTCTCCTCAAGGAAGGCCAGCTCACGCCCGAAGAGTGGGAAGTCATGAAATCCCATGCCACCATCGGAGCGGAGTTGCTGAGCGGCTCCAACTCGCCGTTGATGCAAATGGCGATGGAAATCGCCCTCTCACATCACGAGAAATGGGACGGCTCCGGTTATCCGCGCGGCCTCAAGGGCGAAGACATCCCGATTGTCGGACGGATTGTGGCGCTGTGTGACGTGTTTGACGCCCTGACGACCGAACGCCCTTACAAACAAGCTTGGCCTGTTGAGGATGTCATCGCTGAACTAGAGCGTCAGAGCGGAAAGCACTTTGATCCCTACCTAGTCGAAACGTTCAAGAAGATTCTCCCCAAGATTCTACAAATCCGTGAACGCTACACGGAAAAGGCGGCGACCGCCGCCGCCAAACACAGCGGTAGCCGCCAGCCGTTAGCGCCGGACGAAAAGTACCACCTGCCGCCCTATTTCCAACCGCAAACGTGA
- a CDS encoding YebC/PmpR family DNA-binding transcriptional regulator, whose protein sequence is MSGHSKWHTIKHKKSALDAKRGKITTRLVKELTVAARVGGGDPAGNPRLRKAIADAKAENIPNDTIERAIKRGTGEIEGATYEEIIYEGYGPAGVAILIEAATDNRNRTVSELRHLFAKNGGNLGETGSVSWLFEPKGVITVEKSVKSEEELFEIAVGAGAEDMRDLDEYWEIQTQPEAFDAVLAALKAANIPTVSADLTRVPKTYVRLEGKDAQQMLKLYEALDDHDDVQKILTNFEIDDAEFDRLK, encoded by the coding sequence ATGTCCGGTCACAGTAAATGGCACACCATCAAGCACAAGAAAAGCGCGCTGGACGCCAAACGCGGCAAGATTACAACGCGGTTGGTTAAGGAGCTGACGGTGGCGGCGCGGGTTGGCGGCGGCGATCCGGCCGGCAATCCGCGTTTGCGCAAGGCCATCGCCGACGCCAAAGCCGAGAACATTCCGAACGACACGATTGAGCGGGCCATCAAACGTGGGACCGGCGAAATCGAAGGCGCTACATACGAAGAAATCATCTACGAAGGTTATGGCCCCGCCGGTGTCGCCATCTTGATTGAGGCGGCGACCGACAACCGCAATCGTACGGTCAGCGAGCTCCGGCATTTGTTTGCTAAAAACGGCGGCAACTTAGGCGAAACCGGCAGCGTCAGTTGGCTCTTTGAGCCTAAAGGCGTCATCACGGTTGAGAAGAGCGTCAAATCGGAGGAAGAACTGTTCGAGATCGCTGTTGGGGCTGGTGCGGAAGACATGCGCGATCTGGACGAATACTGGGAAATTCAAACCCAACCGGAAGCCTTCGACGCGGTTTTGGCGGCGCTGAAGGCGGCAAACATTCCTACTGTTTCCGCCGACCTAACGCGCGTCCCCAAAACCTACGTCAGGCTTGAAGGTAAGGATGCGCAACAGATGCTCAAGCTGTACGAAGCCCTCGACGATCATGACGACGTACAGAAAATCTTGACCAACTTCGAGATAGATGACGCCGAGTTCGACCGACTGAAGTAG
- a CDS encoding alpha/beta fold hydrolase: protein MSSLAEPPVHAPTSVWLWRGQRIHYARRGDGDPVLLIHGLNAAASAYEMRKVFLGLEDAFDVVAPDLPGFGASERRRMDYTAALYVDFILDFCRERIGTACHVIASSLGAAYVIRAASLAPELFRKLILIAPTGIRALADERPTRWRRLARSILFSPVGTLVFGLLRTRAAIRYFMTTQGFHNPRNFSREYEDYLYRTMRAKNAKYAPIAFLTGMANCNVSLLFGRLTMPVQLVWGKDARTTPARQAEDFLARKPDAQLTLFDACALLPHDEHADQFNRLAKRFLRE, encoded by the coding sequence ATGTCATCTCTAGCCGAGCCGCCTGTGCATGCGCCGACTTCCGTCTGGTTGTGGCGCGGTCAGCGCATTCACTACGCCCGGCGTGGGGACGGCGACCCGGTGCTGCTCATTCACGGCCTCAATGCGGCGGCGTCCGCCTACGAAATGCGCAAAGTCTTTCTGGGGCTGGAAGACGCTTTTGATGTCGTCGCCCCGGACTTACCTGGTTTCGGGGCTTCGGAGCGGCGGCGGATGGACTACACAGCCGCCCTGTACGTTGACTTCATCCTCGATTTTTGCCGCGAACGGATCGGTACGGCCTGCCATGTCATCGCAAGTTCGCTGGGCGCGGCGTACGTCATTCGTGCGGCAAGTCTTGCGCCGGAGCTGTTTCGGAAGTTGATCCTGATTGCGCCGACCGGGATTCGCGCGCTGGCGGATGAGCGCCCGACGCGCTGGCGGCGGCTGGCGCGCAGTATTCTGTTTTCGCCGGTTGGGACGCTGGTGTTCGGGCTGCTCAGGACGCGCGCCGCCATCCGGTACTTCATGACGACGCAGGGGTTTCACAATCCGCGCAACTTTTCACGCGAATACGAGGATTATCTTTACCGGACGATGCGAGCGAAAAACGCTAAGTACGCGCCCATCGCCTTTTTGACCGGCATGGCGAACTGTAATGTCAGCCTGCTCTTTGGGCGTTTGACCATGCCGGTGCAACTGGTTTGGGGGAAAGACGCGCGCACCACCCCGGCGCGACAGGCGGAGGATTTTTTAGCGCGGAAGCCGGATGCGCAGCTGACGCTCTTTGACGCCTGCGCCCTGCTGCCACATGACGAACACGCCGACCAATTCAACCGACTGGCGAAGCGTTTCTTGCGCGAGTAA
- the rsmI gene encoding 16S rRNA (cytidine(1402)-2'-O)-methyltransferase, translating into MPLYLVPTPIGNLEDITYRAVRVLREADLIACEDTRRTRQLLAHYSVSTPLVSYHEHNERARTRELLERLRRGETVALVSDAGTPVVSDPGAYLVQAAIAENIAVIALPGACAAVTALSAAGLPTDGFRFVGFLPPKANARRTALAELADEPVTLVFYEAPHRLPAFLHDAYALLGDRPAVVARELTKLHETYVRGTLASLRDHFETETPRGEIVVLIAGKTTAAPLPPDDATLVAEIARRMDEEGLSATEAIKQTAQHYGLPRRRVYEQWLRRAAISVANEGP; encoded by the coding sequence ATGCCGCTCTACCTCGTCCCAACGCCGATTGGTAATCTGGAGGACATCACCTACCGCGCCGTGCGGGTTTTGCGTGAAGCCGACCTCATCGCTTGCGAGGACACACGCCGCACGCGCCAGTTATTGGCGCACTACAGCGTTTCAACGCCGTTGGTGAGCTACCACGAACACAATGAGCGCGCCCGAACGCGCGAGTTGCTGGAGCGCCTGCGCCGGGGCGAAACAGTGGCGCTCGTCAGCGACGCCGGGACGCCGGTGGTTTCTGATCCGGGTGCTTATCTAGTGCAAGCGGCGATTGCCGAGAATATAGCGGTCATCGCCCTCCCTGGCGCTTGTGCGGCCGTCACAGCGCTGAGCGCGGCAGGCCTGCCAACGGACGGCTTTCGTTTCGTCGGCTTTCTTCCTCCCAAAGCCAATGCGCGGCGCACGGCGCTGGCCGAACTGGCGGACGAGCCGGTGACGCTGGTGTTTTACGAGGCCCCGCATCGGCTGCCAGCGTTCCTGCACGACGCCTACGCGCTGTTGGGCGACCGGCCGGCTGTTGTAGCGCGTGAACTGACCAAACTGCACGAAACCTACGTGCGCGGTACGCTAGCGTCTCTAAGGGATCACTTTGAGACGGAAACGCCGCGCGGGGAAATCGTTGTGCTGATCGCTGGGAAAACCACCGCCGCGCCGCTGCCGCCGGACGACGCCACGCTTGTGGCCGAGATCGCCCGTCGGATGGACGAGGAAGGGCTAAGCGCCACGGAAGCGATCAAGCAGACGGCGCAACACTACGGCCTGCCGCGCCGCCGGGTGTACGAGCAATGGCTGCGCCGCGCCGCCATATCGGTTGCCAATGAAGGGCCGTAA